The following nucleotide sequence is from Solidesulfovibrio carbinolicus.
GCGTCGGTCAGCGGCGTATTGCCCAGGGCCGGATCGAGCCGGGCCACGTCGTTGGGATTGATGCCGGCCCGATACGCTTGCCTGGGCACAAGCCGGTCGCCGTCGGCGACGGCGCTCCCGCCCAGGAAAACCGAGGCCGCGTCCTTGACAGCCAGGGCCGTGCCGCCAAACTGGGTGTGGCCGAAATGAAAGGACACGGCCACGCAGCCCGGGCGAACCATGCGCGTAAGCTCCAGCCGTCCGGCCACGCCTTCGTGATTGGAAGCCGAGGCCAGGCGGATGCGGTCCCCCTGGGCCAACCCCAGCCCGGCCGCGTCATCGGGGTGCATCTCCACGGCATTGTCCGGCACGATGGCCATGGCCCGGGAATACCACAGCGAGCGCGATTGGGTGTGCAGATGGCGCTTGTAGGTGACAAGGGTCAGCGGATAGTCGCGGTCGGTATTGGCCAGATCCGTGCCGTCGCCGGTTTGGGGCGGCATCCAGACGGGCGTGCCCGGCAACCGCCGGCCGGTCATGGAATCCTTGGTCCGGGCCAGGGTCTCGTTATAGACCATGTAGCGCTCGATGCCGCGCGTGAAACGCTCTCCCTCGAACACATCCTCGTAAGGCCTGAAGACCCCGCCCCGGGCCAGGATGCGGCAAACGGCCCGCCACTGGTCGTTTGGCAGCAGGCCCTTGCGGGCGGCTATCGGATAGTTGCCCTCCACAAAGGCCACGTCGGCGTCGGTGGCTGGCTTGGCCTTGGCGTTGTGGGCCAAGTTGGCGAAGGCGCGCAGATAGAAGTCCTCGGCCGTGCGCAACGGATGGGTCGCGCCGTCGGCGCCGGGAATGGCGGCGTCGCCGAAGCCGGGCAGGCCCAGGCGCAGCGCCAGATCAATGAGCAAGGTTTCCGTGCCGAACGGACGGCCGTCGGCGGTCCGGCCGGTCAGCGGCTCCATCATGGGCGTGCGCACGGCCGTGAACCGCAGGGCCGGGGCATGGGGCGTGAGCCAGCCATGGTGGCCTTCGGGGTAGCACAGGTCGGGCACAATGTAGTCGGCGTAGATGTTGGTCTCGTTGATGGCCGTGTCGATGGACACGTGCAGGGGCGTGCGCCCGGGATCAAGGAGCGTTTCCTTGAACCGCAAGCCTCCCGGGGCGGAATAGACACCGTTGTAGAGGTAGGTGAAAAGCACCTCGGCTTTGTAGGGGTAGCCGGCGTCCAGGCCGATGAGGGCCTCATTGGAAAGGCCGCCGGCGGAAAAAGGAAACCAGGGCAGCCTGGCCGGATAGGGATTGGTTCCGGCAGCTTTTTTCTTCTTGTACTCGCTGGTTTTTTCATAGGCGAATTTCTCGCGGGAAATCGCCGCGCCGCCAGGTTTGCGCTGGCCCGGGAACTCCTTGAGATTGTACAGCCCCGTCTCGCAGTCCCCGGCCCCGCCGCCGCCCTTGAGATAGCCGCCGCGCATGTCCGGGCTCCCGACCAGGGCCGAGAGCAGAGCCACGGCATAGGCCGCATGGACGCCGCAGATGTAGTTGCCGGCCCCGTGGTACTGGGTCACCGCGCCGCGGGTGCCGGCGGCGGCGAAGTCCCGGGCCACACGGCGCAGTTCGGCCGCATCCACACCGGCCTCGGCGGCGTAGGTCTCCACGGAGTGGGCCTCGATGCCGGCCCGCAGCAGGGAAAAGGCGGTTTCGACCTGCCAGGCATTGCCGAAATAGTCGGTGGCCACGGCCTTGCCCTCCAGCACGGCCTCGCCTGTGGCCTCGGCCGCGACCACCCGGCCGGCGGCGTCAAGGACCATGAGCGTTTCGCCCGCCTGGCCGCCCTTGGACGGATCAATGTCCTTGAGGCGCAACATGCGGCCGTTTTCCGGATGCCTGGGATCGACGATGACCAGACAGGGCGCGTTGGTGCAGGAACCAAATCCCCGCAGTCTGGCTTCCTTGGCTGAGGGGGCGCTCAGATACCGCAGGTTGCACAGGTTTTCGTCCAGCAGCGCCCGGGCCAGGCCCAGGGCCAGGGCCCCGTCCCGGCCGGGACGCACCGGCAGCCAGGCGTCGGCGTGGACGGCGGCCCGGGTGGCCCGGGGATCGATGACCGCAAAGCGCAGGCTCCCCTCGGCTTGCCTGCGGGCCATGAGCGCGCCGTAGGTGTTGATGCCGGGTTGCAGGGCCTCGTAGACATTGGCCCCGAAGACCAGGATGTAGGCGGCCGAGAGCGGATCGGCCTTGAGCTCGATCTCCTTGCCCTGGGTCAGGGCAAAGTTCCCCATGCGAAAGCCCAGGCCGCAGATGTCGGTATGGCCGATGCGGTTGGCGGAGCCCACCGCGCCTTTGACGAAGCGGTCGATGAACTGCTGGCGGCCGGTTTGCAGGCGGCCGGTGACAAAGACCAGACCGTTGCGGCGGCTGCCCAGCTCCGGGGCGGCCGGCTCAATGGGCTCGTCGCTCAACAGGTCCTTGATGCCCGGAACGTGGCGCTCCTCGCCGATATGGGCGAAGTGGCGGCCGCCCTCGGCGATCTCGACCACCAGCCGGTCCCATTCGATGGGCTCGAATTGTCCCGAGCCGCGTGGGCCGCAGCGCTTGAGCGGCCGCACGAGGCGATAGGGGCTTTGGGTATGGTTGGCCGTGTCCTGGCACTTGCCGCACACCGGACTGGGCACGGCCAGGGAATCCGCCGCCGGCGTGTCCTGGTCGATGGGGTCAAAGGCCATGTTGTAGGGATGGTAGGGATTGCCCGAAACCCGTTGCAGCCGGCCGCCGCGCACTTCGCCGCGCACACCGCACACGGCGTTGCAGGCCAGGCACACGGAATGGACCACCCTGGTCTCGCCGTCAGCCGGGGGAGTCGTCCCGGCCTGGGCCGAAGCGGCGTCGCCAAGGATCGTCCCGGCGGCGGCCACGGCCGCGCCCTGGCCGACCCGGCGCAGGAACTGGCGGCGATTCAGTTCGCCCTGGCCGTTGTTGCCCTCGCCCGTCATGACGCCTCCTTGCGTTTGGCCGGCCGATACAGCACGGCCCCTTCAAGCCCAAGCTCGGGCCTCTCCGGCTGCAAGCCGCCGGCGGCCAAATGGTCGGCAAAAAGCCCGGCCGGATTGTTGCGGTCGCCAAAGGACCGGGCTCCGGTGGGGCAAGCCTCCACGCAGGCCGGGACTAGCCCCTTGGCCAGACGTTCCCGGCAGAAATCGCATTTGTCGACCTTGCCGGTGCGGCTGTCGATAAAGCGCCTGCCGTAAGGGCAGGCGGTCACGCAGGCCCCTGCGCCGGTGCAGCGCTTATGGTCCGTGACCACGATGCCGTCGGCCTCACGGCGCACCGCGCCGTTGGGGCAGACCGGCAGGCACGGCGCCTCGCGACACTGGTTGCAAAGGGTCGGCAGGAAGCGCAGCACGGCAAAGGGACCGGACGTATCCTCCGTCTCCTCCACCTTGGTGGGAAAGCCCCCGGGCATGGCGTCGTTATGTTCCTGGCAAGCCACCACGCAGGCCAGGCAGCCGTTGCAGCGGCCAAGATCGATGATCATGGCGTAGTCGGGGGGCGGCACCTCGGCGGCCAGGCCTGTCGCCGGCAGGACGGCGGCAACCAGGCAAGCGCCAAGACCCTGGCGCAAAACCATGCGTCTGGTCGGCATGGAGTACCTCCTGGGCAACGGCCGCGCCCAGGCAGGACGCGGCCGTGAGGGGATTAGCGGGTGTCGTGCCGCATCCGTGAAACGGACACGGGCCATTTCGCTGGAGCCGCGCGAAAACGACGAAGTTCCCTTAAACCATACGCCGAAGATTCAGAGACGCGACGTTAGTCGGCCTTGAATTCCACGGTGTAGGCAAAGGTCTTGGGGCTGAAGAAATCCAGGGTGCGGCCATCGACCTGGGCAAAGGGATACATGTAGTAGGTCAGCGGCGGGCCGGCCTGCTTGGGAGCCAGGGTTACGTCGGTGGTCCCGCGTTCCAGGGCGATGCGGAACAGGTCGTCCCCGCCCCAGAAAAACTCCACCCACTGCTTGGCGTCCTTGAGTTCCAGCTTGTTGACCAGCATCATCTTGCGCACATCGGCGGGATCGACCGGAACCCAGCCCGTGCCCGGCAGATAGAATTCCACCCAGCAGTGATAGTCGCCGGTAATGGTTCCGGTCTTGGGGGCGGCCATGCGCAGGCCGTACACGTCGCGGCAGGGGATGCCGGCGGCCCGGGCCACGGCCACAAAAACGGAACTGATGTCGGCGCACTTGCCGCCGCCGTTGCAGCTGGACAGCGTGCGGCCCGGCTGGCCCAGGCCGCAGCCCACCACGTCGTTGTCGCGGTAGGTGTGGGCGATGACCCATTCGTAAACGCCGCGCGCCTTGGCCAGCGTGCCCTTGCGACCCTTGGTCGCCTCCTTGGCCATGGCGGCGAAGGACTTCTCATCCTGGGGCGTAAGGCCCACCTGCTTGAGATAGGGAACGACCTCGACCGGAATGGGGCCGCCGTTGTCCACGAGCCGGGGCAGTTTGGCGTAGTGGGAATCGACGTGAAACGACAGCGTCAACTTGGGCTGTTCCTTGGGTTCTTTCCACTGGGCGTAGAGGGAAACCGCGCCGCTGGCCGGGTCGCGGTAGACGCCGGACTGCTCGAAGTTGCCGCCAAGGCGCACGTCGCTGATGTCCTGGTTGGCGTCGGAAAGAGGATACGGCAGCCACAGACGCACATTTTGGGCGTCGGCCGCAGCCTGGACATCAACCGTGTAGGTGACGGTTCCACCGCGCACCGTTTCGGCCAGGGCCGGGGCGGACAAAGCGACAAGCAACACCAGGGCGCAGGCAAAACGCAAACGCATGGGACCTCCCAACAAGGGCAAAAGGATTCACGATCACCAATTCTCAAAGGATCGTGCCTTATGCCACAGACGGCAGGCGGTTCACCAATCGTTTGTTAC
It contains:
- a CDS encoding molybdopterin dinucleotide binding domain-containing protein, which produces MTGEGNNGQGELNRRQFLRRVGQGAAVAAAGTILGDAASAQAGTTPPADGETRVVHSVCLACNAVCGVRGEVRGGRLQRVSGNPYHPYNMAFDPIDQDTPAADSLAVPSPVCGKCQDTANHTQSPYRLVRPLKRCGPRGSGQFEPIEWDRLVVEIAEGGRHFAHIGEERHVPGIKDLLSDEPIEPAAPELGSRRNGLVFVTGRLQTGRQQFIDRFVKGAVGSANRIGHTDICGLGFRMGNFALTQGKEIELKADPLSAAYILVFGANVYEALQPGINTYGALMARRQAEGSLRFAVIDPRATRAAVHADAWLPVRPGRDGALALGLARALLDENLCNLRYLSAPSAKEARLRGFGSCTNAPCLVIVDPRHPENGRMLRLKDIDPSKGGQAGETLMVLDAAGRVVAAEATGEAVLEGKAVATDYFGNAWQVETAFSLLRAGIEAHSVETYAAEAGVDAAELRRVARDFAAAGTRGAVTQYHGAGNYICGVHAAYAVALLSALVGSPDMRGGYLKGGGGAGDCETGLYNLKEFPGQRKPGGAAISREKFAYEKTSEYKKKKAAGTNPYPARLPWFPFSAGGLSNEALIGLDAGYPYKAEVLFTYLYNGVYSAPGGLRFKETLLDPGRTPLHVSIDTAINETNIYADYIVPDLCYPEGHHGWLTPHAPALRFTAVRTPMMEPLTGRTADGRPFGTETLLIDLALRLGLPGFGDAAIPGADGATHPLRTAEDFYLRAFANLAHNAKAKPATDADVAFVEGNYPIAARKGLLPNDQWRAVCRILARGGVFRPYEDVFEGERFTRGIERYMVYNETLARTKDSMTGRRLPGTPVWMPPQTGDGTDLANTDRDYPLTLVTYKRHLHTQSRSLWYSRAMAIVPDNAVEMHPDDAAGLGLAQGDRIRLASASNHEGVAGRLELTRMVRPGCVAVSFHFGHTQFGGTALAVKDAASVFLGGSAVADGDRLVPRQAYRAGINPNDVARLDPALGNTPLTDAVAGIPDFSSTRVRVTKETA
- a CDS encoding 4Fe-4S dicluster domain-containing protein, giving the protein MPTRRMVLRQGLGACLVAAVLPATGLAAEVPPPDYAMIIDLGRCNGCLACVVACQEHNDAMPGGFPTKVEETEDTSGPFAVLRFLPTLCNQCREAPCLPVCPNGAVRREADGIVVTDHKRCTGAGACVTACPYGRRFIDSRTGKVDKCDFCRERLAKGLVPACVEACPTGARSFGDRNNPAGLFADHLAAGGLQPERPELGLEGAVLYRPAKRKEAS
- a CDS encoding transglutaminase-like domain-containing protein — protein: MRLRFACALVLLVALSAPALAETVRGGTVTYTVDVQAAADAQNVRLWLPYPLSDANQDISDVRLGGNFEQSGVYRDPASGAVSLYAQWKEPKEQPKLTLSFHVDSHYAKLPRLVDNGGPIPVEVVPYLKQVGLTPQDEKSFAAMAKEATKGRKGTLAKARGVYEWVIAHTYRDNDVVGCGLGQPGRTLSSCNGGGKCADISSVFVAVARAAGIPCRDVYGLRMAAPKTGTITGDYHCWVEFYLPGTGWVPVDPADVRKMMLVNKLELKDAKQWVEFFWGGDDLFRIALERGTTDVTLAPKQAGPPLTYYMYPFAQVDGRTLDFFSPKTFAYTVEFKAD